In a single window of the Flavobacterium sp. W4I14 genome:
- a CDS encoding hypothetical protein (product_source=Hypo-rule applied; cath_funfam=2.115.10.20; pfam=PF04616; superfamily=75005; transmembrane_helix_parts=Inside_1_30,TMhelix_31_50,Outside_51_398), with product MADSYTIEKMWVNYRLCNVKNYLIKMMNKRISFVLGFIAFSLGLNSYVSAQQTYTSFTPGKLWKDDKGVHINAHGGGIVEYKGIYYWFGEHKIEGEKGNTAQVGVHCYSSKDLYNWKDEGIALPVSEDLKSDIAKGSILERPKVVYNKKTKKFVMWFHLELLGKGYAAARSGVAVADRPTGPYTFIKSYRPNPEKMPFYAAGTAEKDMVNCQQPANKSDGFFCRDLPGGQMARDMTVFVDDDGKAYHVFSSEENFTLHLAELTPDYLGHTGKFIRIYVGQQTEAPALFKKNGTYYMVGSGCTGWAPNPARWFKASSIWGPWTYMGNPCQGEGAKLTYGGQSTHVLPAPGKKGEFIFMADKWEPKNAIDGRYLWLPIKFENDKISINWADEWDLSVFKK from the coding sequence ATGGCAGATAGCTATACAATTGAAAAGATGTGGGTAAATTACCGTCTTTGTAACGTTAAAAATTATTTGATTAAAATGATGAATAAGAGAATCAGTTTTGTTTTAGGATTTATTGCCTTCAGTTTAGGGCTAAATAGTTATGTTTCAGCACAACAAACATATACTTCTTTTACTCCCGGTAAACTTTGGAAGGATGATAAAGGTGTTCATATTAATGCCCATGGGGGAGGTATTGTTGAATATAAAGGCATTTACTATTGGTTTGGTGAGCATAAGATTGAAGGTGAAAAAGGCAATACGGCACAGGTAGGCGTACATTGCTACTCATCAAAAGATTTATACAATTGGAAAGATGAAGGTATTGCACTTCCGGTTTCCGAAGATTTGAAAAGTGATATTGCTAAAGGCTCGATCCTGGAGCGTCCAAAAGTGGTGTACAACAAGAAAACCAAAAAGTTTGTAATGTGGTTTCACTTAGAACTTTTAGGCAAAGGTTATGCAGCAGCAAGATCGGGTGTTGCAGTGGCCGATCGCCCAACCGGGCCATATACTTTTATCAAAAGTTATCGTCCAAATCCAGAGAAAATGCCTTTCTACGCAGCAGGAACAGCAGAAAAAGATATGGTGAATTGCCAGCAACCAGCCAATAAAAGTGATGGTTTTTTCTGTAGGGATTTACCTGGTGGACAAATGGCGAGAGATATGACAGTTTTTGTAGACGATGATGGAAAAGCCTATCATGTATTCTCTTCTGAAGAGAATTTTACACTGCATTTGGCTGAGTTAACCCCCGATTATTTAGGGCATACCGGAAAATTTATCAGAATTTATGTGGGGCAGCAAACTGAAGCACCAGCTTTGTTTAAGAAAAACGGAACCTACTATATGGTTGGTTCAGGCTGTACAGGCTGGGCGCCAAATCCGGCAAGATGGTTCAAAGCAAGCTCTATTTGGGGTCCTTGGACTTATATGGGGAATCCATGCCAGGGTGAAGGGGCTAAGCTAACCTATGGTGGGCAGAGTACGCATGTATTGCCAGCACCAGGCAAAAAAGGAGAATTTATTTTTATGGCCGATAAATGGGAACCGAAAAATGCCATTGATGGCCGTTACTTATGGTTGCCGATCAAATTTGAGAACGATAAAATTTCGATAAACTGGGCAGATGAATGGGATCTGAGCGTGTTTAAAAAGTAG
- a CDS encoding hypothetical protein (product_source=COG4289; cath_funfam=1.10.287.890; cleavage_site_network=SignalP-TM; cog=COG4289; pfam=PF10022; superfamily=48208), with translation MRLKNILITGLLIVLAGGSAFAQKKTKNAKNAVLTDRQFWLQQMDKMVKPVLYNLAKDSLRIAMPKVTSIHIDNKEHRIKVQYVEVLGRVLSGIAPWLQLEGGSTAEVALRKQYREWAIQGLKNALDSNAKDFMNFDIGGQQLVDASYVALALVRAPWLWENLDKKNQELMMKSIVTTRRFKPVFSNWLLFSAMNEAFLAKFGYSWDPMRVDYALQQMEQWYTGDGMYTDGTSFAFDYYNSYVIHPYLATLVNIIGAKTNSYKEMFEKIKKRNERYAIIQERLINADGTYPATGRSIIYRGAAFHHLADMAWRKALPKQLSPAQVRCALTAVIKKTLESATTYKNGWLTIGLYGDQPNLGDFYNNQGSPYIASNIFLPLGLPEADPFWANPAEKWSAQKIWSGENFENDHGASLK, from the coding sequence ATGAGACTTAAAAATATTTTAATTACGGGTTTATTGATCGTCTTGGCTGGTGGTTCTGCATTTGCGCAAAAGAAAACCAAGAATGCCAAAAATGCGGTTTTAACCGATCGACAGTTTTGGTTGCAACAGATGGATAAGATGGTGAAACCCGTTTTGTATAACCTGGCTAAAGACAGCCTGCGTATTGCGATGCCAAAAGTTACTTCTATCCATATTGATAATAAAGAACACCGCATTAAAGTACAATATGTAGAAGTTTTGGGCAGGGTTTTAAGTGGTATTGCGCCATGGTTGCAGTTAGAAGGAGGTTCGACAGCAGAAGTAGCTTTAAGGAAACAGTACCGGGAGTGGGCCATTCAGGGACTAAAAAATGCTTTAGATTCGAATGCTAAAGATTTTATGAATTTCGATATCGGTGGGCAACAACTGGTAGATGCTTCTTATGTTGCATTGGCTTTGGTACGTGCACCTTGGCTTTGGGAAAATCTGGATAAGAAGAACCAGGAACTGATGATGAAATCGATCGTTACCACCAGAAGGTTCAAGCCTGTTTTTTCTAACTGGTTACTTTTTTCTGCCATGAACGAGGCTTTTCTGGCTAAGTTCGGTTACAGCTGGGATCCAATGCGGGTTGATTATGCCCTACAGCAAATGGAACAATGGTACACAGGCGATGGAATGTACACAGATGGAACATCCTTTGCCTTCGATTATTACAATAGTTATGTTATCCACCCTTATCTGGCTACTTTGGTCAATATCATTGGCGCTAAAACGAACAGTTATAAAGAGATGTTCGAGAAGATTAAGAAGCGCAATGAACGGTATGCCATCATTCAGGAAAGATTAATCAATGCTGATGGTACTTACCCAGCAACAGGTCGCTCCATCATTTATCGTGGTGCTGCATTTCATCATTTGGCCGATATGGCCTGGAGAAAAGCATTGCCAAAACAGTTAAGTCCGGCTCAGGTGCGTTGCGCTTTAACCGCCGTAATCAAAAAAACGCTAGAGAGCGCCACTACCTATAAAAATGGTTGGTTAACGATAGGTCTATATGGCGATCAGCCCAATCTTGGCGATTTTTATAACAACCAGGGCAGCCCGTATATTGCTTCAAATATCTTTTTGCCATTAGGTTTGCCAGAAGCAGATCCATTTTGGGCCAACCCAGCAGAGAAATGGAGTGCGCAAAAGATCTGGAGTGGAGAGAATTTTGAAAACGATCACGGTGCCAGTTTAAAATAA
- a CDS encoding unsaturated rhamnogalacturonyl hydrolase (product_source=KO:K15532; cleavage_site_network=SignalP-noTM; cog=COG4225; ko=KO:K15532; pfam=PF07470; superfamily=48208) translates to MNLKLYQTLFLLLFFSSTAVNAQTSTSKEEVLEMIDRANTYWQSNNNPDVRAFWDHAAYHTGNMEVYGITKNEAYRKYSEDWAVYNKWMGAKSTDKSSWKYKYGETDEHVLFGDWQICFQTYIDLYHLKPEEYKIARAKEVMEYEMSTPNNDYWWWADGLYMVMPVMTKLYKVSGDQKYLDKLYEYFTYANSIMYDKKEKLYYRDAKYVYPKHKSVNGKKDFWARGDGWVFAGLAKVLKDLPLNDPHRNEYLSKYQNMAKAIVKSQQAEGYWTRSILDPQHAPGPETSGTAFFTYGLLWGINNGYLKEKNYLPAAQKAWTYLTKTALQPNGKLGYVQPIGEKAIPGQVVDVNSTANFGVGAFLLAGCEMYRHLSNKN, encoded by the coding sequence ATGAATTTAAAATTGTATCAAACGCTTTTTTTATTGTTGTTTTTTAGCAGCACAGCTGTAAATGCACAAACTTCAACTTCAAAAGAGGAAGTGCTCGAAATGATCGATCGTGCAAATACCTATTGGCAAAGCAATAATAACCCGGATGTACGTGCTTTTTGGGATCATGCTGCTTACCATACCGGAAATATGGAGGTTTATGGAATCACCAAGAACGAAGCTTACCGTAAATATTCGGAAGATTGGGCCGTTTATAACAAATGGATGGGCGCAAAATCAACTGATAAATCCAGCTGGAAATATAAATATGGCGAAACAGATGAGCATGTGCTGTTTGGCGATTGGCAGATCTGCTTTCAAACCTATATCGATTTATACCATTTAAAACCCGAAGAATATAAAATTGCAAGGGCAAAAGAGGTAATGGAATACGAAATGAGCACACCCAATAACGATTATTGGTGGTGGGCCGATGGTTTGTATATGGTAATGCCTGTTATGACCAAACTTTATAAAGTAAGTGGAGACCAAAAATACCTCGATAAGCTGTACGAATATTTTACCTATGCGAATAGCATTATGTACGATAAAAAGGAGAAACTTTATTACCGGGATGCCAAATATGTTTATCCGAAGCATAAAAGTGTAAACGGCAAAAAAGATTTTTGGGCAAGAGGAGATGGTTGGGTGTTTGCAGGTTTAGCGAAAGTGTTAAAAGATCTTCCTCTTAACGATCCACATCGGAATGAATACCTAAGCAAATACCAGAATATGGCCAAAGCAATTGTTAAAAGCCAGCAGGCAGAAGGTTATTGGACCAGAAGCATCCTCGATCCGCAACATGCCCCTGGACCAGAAACCAGTGGAACAGCCTTTTTTACTTATGGTTTGTTATGGGGGATAAACAATGGTTATTTAAAAGAAAAAAACTATTTACCTGCAGCACAAAAAGCATGGACATATCTAACCAAAACCGCATTACAACCTAACGGTAAACTGGGGTATGTACAGCCGATAGGAGAGAAAGCCATTCCAGGTCAGGTGGTTGATGTAAATTCTACAGCGAATTTTGGTGTAGGGGCCTTTTTATTGGCTGGATGTGAGATGTATCGTCATTTATCAAACAAAAACTAA
- a CDS encoding arabinoxylan arabinofuranohydrolase (product_source=KO:K15921; cath_funfam=2.115.10.20; ko=KO:K15921; pfam=PF04616; superfamily=75005) — protein sequence MKLPIIKYNFSLLAVLFLVSINLVQAQGKKTKVSKENSAYLFTYFTGNSKAEEAIRFAVSTDGYHYKALNNNNPVISSEKISSTGGIRDPHILRGEDGKTFYMVATDMVSANGWNSNRAMVLLKSIDLIHWASAVVNIQKRFPNNENLLRVWAPQTIYDKTAKKYMVYWSMKHGDEPDKIYYAYANADFTDLETAPKQLFFSPINGSCIDGDIIYDKGKYNLFFKTEGNGNGIKKAVSDQLTTGYVQQDKYLQQTKEAVEGAGVFKLNHSDEYILMYDVYMKGRYQFTKSKDLANFSVVDQDITMDFHPRHGTILPINQQELNRLLNQWYTVESVLQSAQNKAINQNNIVLDSVNQKLYLPVNYGTDIKAFDLQFNTFNQISIAPKGKLDFTKGPVKIKVGIANQQPKTYSVSVAVANNPVLKGYYADPEIIYSNKTGKYYIYPTSDGFNNWSGTYFKSFSSTDLVNWKDEGKILDLEKDVSWAKKNAWAPTIIEKKVNGAYKYFYYFTAAQKIGVAVADHPAGPFKDSGKALISSKPKGIKGGQEIDPDVFNDPKTNKSYLYWGNGYMAVAPLNEDMVSIDTNEIKVITPNNGFREGTEVFYRNGKYYFLWSEDDTRSENYRVRYGFSDSPIGKITVPENNLILAKDVTQGIYGTGHNSVIKVNGKDEWYMVYHRFTRPKGISMGSAAGYNREVCIDKMEFNTDGTIKPVIPTVNGIKPIH from the coding sequence ATGAAACTTCCCATTATAAAATATAACTTTTCCCTACTTGCTGTTTTGTTCTTGGTATCAATAAACCTGGTACAGGCACAAGGCAAAAAAACAAAGGTATCCAAAGAAAATTCGGCTTATTTATTTACCTATTTCACCGGAAATTCGAAAGCAGAAGAAGCAATCCGTTTTGCGGTGAGCACCGATGGTTACCATTACAAGGCTTTAAACAATAATAATCCAGTCATTTCTTCCGAAAAAATCAGCAGTACTGGTGGTATACGCGATCCACATATTTTGCGTGGCGAAGATGGCAAAACCTTTTACATGGTGGCTACCGATATGGTTTCGGCCAATGGCTGGAATTCCAACAGGGCAATGGTATTGCTGAAATCAATTGATCTGATCCATTGGGCATCGGCAGTTGTTAATATTCAAAAACGTTTTCCAAATAACGAAAATCTGCTTCGGGTTTGGGCTCCACAGACCATTTACGACAAAACTGCCAAAAAATATATGGTTTATTGGTCGATGAAGCATGGCGATGAGCCTGATAAAATCTATTATGCCTACGCCAACGCAGATTTTACAGATCTGGAAACAGCTCCAAAACAGCTCTTTTTTAGCCCAATCAATGGTTCTTGTATCGATGGCGACATTATTTACGATAAAGGGAAATACAATTTATTCTTTAAAACAGAGGGAAATGGCAATGGCATAAAAAAAGCAGTTTCCGATCAGCTCACCACAGGTTATGTGCAGCAGGATAAATATTTACAACAGACAAAAGAGGCTGTGGAAGGAGCTGGTGTTTTTAAACTGAACCATAGCGACGAATATATCCTGATGTACGATGTATATATGAAAGGCCGCTATCAGTTTACCAAAAGCAAAGATCTGGCAAATTTTAGTGTAGTGGATCAAGATATTACCATGGATTTTCACCCAAGGCACGGAACTATTTTGCCTATTAATCAACAAGAGTTAAACCGGTTGCTCAATCAGTGGTATACTGTCGAATCTGTTTTGCAAAGCGCACAGAATAAGGCAATCAACCAAAATAATATTGTTTTAGATAGTGTGAACCAAAAACTTTATCTGCCTGTAAATTATGGGACAGATATAAAGGCTTTTGATCTGCAGTTTAATACCTTTAATCAAATCAGTATCGCCCCAAAAGGGAAATTAGATTTTACTAAAGGCCCTGTAAAAATTAAGGTAGGTATTGCCAATCAACAACCTAAAACTTATTCAGTAAGTGTTGCTGTAGCCAATAATCCAGTTTTAAAAGGTTATTACGCAGATCCGGAAATTATATATTCCAATAAAACAGGTAAATATTACATCTATCCAACCAGCGATGGTTTTAACAACTGGAGTGGTACCTATTTTAAAAGTTTTTCATCAACTGATCTCGTTAACTGGAAAGATGAAGGTAAAATATTAGACCTTGAAAAAGATGTTTCCTGGGCGAAAAAGAATGCCTGGGCACCTACCATTATCGAAAAGAAAGTGAACGGCGCTTATAAGTATTTTTATTATTTCACAGCAGCACAGAAAATTGGAGTTGCTGTTGCTGATCATCCGGCCGGTCCGTTCAAAGATAGTGGTAAGGCTTTGATTTCAAGCAAACCAAAAGGAATAAAAGGCGGTCAGGAGATCGATCCTGATGTGTTTAATGATCCTAAAACCAATAAAAGTTATCTGTATTGGGGAAATGGGTATATGGCCGTTGCACCATTAAATGAAGATATGGTTTCGATTGATACCAATGAGATTAAAGTTATTACGCCAAACAACGGTTTTAGAGAAGGTACCGAAGTTTTTTATCGTAATGGAAAGTATTATTTTTTATGGTCTGAAGATGATACACGGAGCGAAAATTATCGGGTACGTTATGGCTTTTCTGATTCGCCTATAGGAAAAATAACCGTTCCGGAAAATAATCTGATTCTGGCAAAAGATGTAACACAAGGTATTTACGGAACAGGGCATAACAGTGTAATCAAAGTTAACGGAAAAGATGAATGGTATATGGTTTACCATCGTTTTACCCGACCAAAAGGAATCTCAATGGGCAGTGCTGCAGGCTACAACCGTGAAGTTTGCATCGATAAAATGGAATTTAATACTGATGGAACCATTAAACCTGTAATACCAACTGTAAACGGCATTAAACCAATACACTAA
- a CDS encoding hypothetical protein (product_source=Hypo-rule applied; pfam=PF15892; superfamily=50939) codes for MSVAQETQLSTIASNGWANNSVNTVIFRKNSLISFKESQYAAYYDDEQNVVLAKRKIGSTHWILVTTPYKGDATDAHKSISIMVDGDGFLHIAWGQHNNNLNYAKSVSAGSLSLGNKEVMLSVKENKVSYPEFYKLANGDLLFFYRDGGSGNGNLMINRYSLKTKKWTRVQDGMIDGEGLRNAYWQVALDQVGTIHLSWVWRESPDVASNHDLCYAKSTDGGLTWLKSTNDKYSLPITAANAEYALKIPQKSELINQTSMFADAKGKVFIAGYWRDTNEIIPQYHLVFKTGDHWEVSNLNFRKTAFSLSGGGTKQIPISRPQIIVWPNGKYYAAGLLFRDAERGNKVSIALNGELGLGNWKVEDLTQKSLGDWEPSYDTELWKSKGTLSLFLQHVTQVDGEGKANQAPTIVQTLDWKPKNK; via the coding sequence ATGAGTGTTGCACAAGAAACACAACTGAGTACCATTGCCAGTAATGGCTGGGCAAACAACTCGGTAAATACTGTTATTTTTCGTAAAAATTCTTTAATCAGCTTTAAAGAAAGCCAGTATGCTGCTTATTATGATGATGAACAAAATGTAGTATTGGCCAAACGCAAAATTGGCTCAACCCATTGGATATTAGTTACCACGCCCTATAAAGGCGATGCCACCGATGCTCATAAATCAATTAGTATCATGGTGGATGGTGATGGTTTCCTTCATATTGCTTGGGGCCAGCATAATAACAATCTAAACTATGCCAAATCAGTTTCTGCAGGTTCATTAAGCTTAGGAAATAAAGAAGTTATGCTTTCTGTAAAGGAAAATAAGGTCAGTTATCCTGAATTTTATAAGCTGGCCAATGGCGATCTCTTATTTTTTTACCGCGATGGCGGCTCTGGAAACGGAAACCTGATGATAAACCGTTATAGTTTGAAGACCAAAAAATGGACGCGTGTACAGGATGGGATGATTGATGGCGAAGGACTGCGAAATGCATATTGGCAGGTAGCCTTAGATCAGGTTGGAACTATTCATTTATCATGGGTGTGGCGCGAAAGCCCTGATGTAGCCAGTAACCATGATTTATGTTATGCCAAGTCAACTGATGGAGGTTTAACCTGGTTAAAATCTACCAATGATAAATATAGTCTTCCCATTACTGCCGCTAATGCAGAATATGCACTTAAAATTCCGCAAAAAAGCGAGCTGATTAACCAAACATCGATGTTTGCCGATGCCAAAGGCAAGGTATTTATTGCTGGTTATTGGCGTGATACGAACGAAATCATACCACAATATCACCTGGTTTTTAAAACAGGCGACCATTGGGAAGTAAGCAACCTTAATTTTAGAAAAACGGCTTTTAGTTTAAGTGGAGGAGGTACCAAACAAATTCCAATTTCGCGGCCACAGATTATCGTTTGGCCAAATGGAAAATATTATGCTGCAGGATTGTTGTTTAGGGATGCTGAACGAGGTAATAAGGTTTCAATTGCTTTGAACGGTGAGCTTGGATTAGGAAACTGGAAGGTTGAAGATCTTACCCAGAAAAGCCTTGGCGATTGGGAACCCAGTTACGATACCGAACTTTGGAAAAGCAAAGGAACTTTGAGTCTGTTTCTGCAGCATGTTACCCAGGTAGATGGAGAAGGAAAGGCTAACCAGGCACCAACAATAGTGCAGACCCTAGATTGGAAACCAAAAAATAAATAG
- a CDS encoding hypothetical protein (product_source=Hypo-rule applied) yields MPQHKSYAILAFKGIYLKTPPAKYDLAPCIKFKNFGTSASPNVSNRAA; encoded by the coding sequence ATGCCACAACATAAAAGTTACGCTATTTTGGCTTTTAAAGGTATTTATCTTAAAACGCCCCCTGCAAAGTATGATTTAGCCCCCTGTATAAAGTTTAAAAATTTCGGTACTTCGGCTTCACCAAATGTAAGCAACCGAGCAGCCTAA